The Lonchura striata isolate bLonStr1 chromosome 9, bLonStr1.mat, whole genome shotgun sequence region CATGTAGTGGGTCGAGAGAAGTGACTGTGCTCTGCGCTCAGCCTTGAGTATTGCatgcagttttgggcaccacagtgtaagaaagacattaaactattagagagtgtccagaggagggcaacgaagatggtgaagggccttgaggggaagctgtgaGGGCAGCTGAGGGCACCGGGTGTGTTCAggctggaggaggctgagggcagagctcactGCAGCCACAACTTCCTCGTGAGGGGAGGAGGAGCGGCAGGGTTGatctctgctcagggacagtgacaggagCCAGGGCACGGCCTGAAGCTGAGTCAGGCAGGTTTAGGCTGGGTATCAGGAGAAGCCTTCACCCAGAGGCTGtttgggcactgagcagctccccagggcagcgGTTACAGCATCAGCCTGGCACGAGGCGTGACTCCTGGGGTCCCGAGGAGCTGCACGGACGGCGCTCTCGGGCCCCTCCAACTCGGAACACTCTGTGACTGCGCCCGCAGCATCCCCGCCCTCAGCGAGCCCGCCCTCAGCgagcccgcccgccgcgccaGCCCCGTGCCGCGCATGCGCCGCGCCGCCCGGCGGGGCAGAGGCCGAGGGTGAGGGGTCGGCCCCGCCCCGGCAGCGCCATGGCGGGTCAGGGCAGCGGCGCCGTGCCCGGGGATGGCGccggcccgcccgccccggaGCGGGTGCTCTTCCCGCCCACCTTCAGCGTGTCCGAGATCAAGAACAAGCAGCGTCGGCACTTCATGTTCCTTcgctggaagcagcagcagaggaaggtgGGGCGGGCTGTTGCCGGGGGGCGGGGGAGGCCCGGGTCTGGCGGGTCTGGCTAACGGAGCGCTGTTCTCTGCCCGCAGGAGAAGTTGGCCCTCAAGAAGAAGCGGAGGAAGGAGCGGGAGGCTCTCGGAGACAAAGTAAGGGTTCCGGCCGCAGGAGCCGCTGTGGCGGTGGCCGCTCCTTCCCCGCCGCTGCTCGCCGGGGCGAGGGTCCGGCAgcctgcccggggctgcggctccTCCGCCGCGTGAGCCAAGGGTTTCTCCACAGACTGCGGGGAAGCGGAGTAGTGCATACAGTGAGGGTGACAAAACACTGCGACAGCATGTGGAGTGGatgccctgtccctggaaacGTTCAAGGCCAAGTTGTAGGGGCTgagagcagcctggtctggtcagagatgtccctgctcactgcaccGGAATAGAtggcctttaaaggtcccttccagccaaaccattctatgattgtATGCTCTCTGGCTCACTGGCTGTGGTAGCCTTCAGAGATATTGTCTAGCAGAGGTGTCAAACAGCAGACTTCAGAAACCTTGTTGCCCCTGTGTTAAATGATGCTATAAGCAGGCAGGACGAGTTTTAAACTTAATGACATAAAACCACTCCTGAAGAGTTGTCTCTGATGTGATTGCTGGGGCATTTATGTTGATATTATTAGGAATTATACTCCAATATTAATTTTCACGTAGATTAAAACAATCAGAGCTGACCAAACCATGCCCAGGCCAGTTATCTACTGGATTCCAAGCTTAGCCATGAACAAAGGTTTTGCTTCCTTCCCTGGACTGATTGAAGATAGTTATATGTGAGTTCCTGTATCACAGTAGTCTCACAAGAGTAGGGTAGGCTATTAGTCATTCAATTCTAGATATCAAGGTTAAAATGTGTTGCAGTTACAAGCAGAATCATTTTCTTccgaagaagaaataaaaatagaaagaaagttcccctttttttttgttttgttttgaaaagtgACATTGTTCCAGTAGTGCTTCTCTCCATCTGATGCTCTCTGGTGTCCCAGTACCTGTGCATATTTTAATCAAAGttatgtaacttttttttttttttaaagtggcaTCAAATTAATAATACTTGCTGTTCTGTGTagaaatacaaactatattgtGGTAGTATGAATGTGGTATATGCAATACATTTTATAATGACATCAATATATAATGTTAATAAACTTTATGTATTGTAGGCACCTCCAAAAGCCGTACCAAAGACTATTGAAAATCAGCGAGTGTATGATGAAACCACTGTAGATCCCAATGATGAAGAGGTAACTGCATGTGCTAAtaagttaataatttttttgctaaCAAGGGACATAAACTGATTGATGAAACTGAATACTTTCCTGTTAATTTGTTgatgaattattttttacaaaTGATGGTTTACTAAGAGGTGATGTCATTCTTTCATTATCTTTattaaataattgctttttgAAACACTTGATACTGGTAGTAAAAGCTGCCCATGTTCATCACTCTAGATTCTTAAAAACACGAAAACCACACGCCTTCAGGTGAATAATTACAGAACAGAGCTTGTGAATTAAAATTTATATCAGATTGAACACTTGTTCCTCAGATATTTCGTATATGGTGGATTTAACAAAACTTCTGTTCTTCTAGGTTGCTTTTGATGAAGCAACTGATGAATTTGCACCATACTTCAATAGGCAGACTGTTCCCAAAATTCTTATTACCACATCAGACCGACCTCGTGGGGTATGTATGTTTTACTTGGAAACCAAATGGTTATAAGATACCAGGGTCTTCATCCTGTGATTGTTACattcaaactgaaaataatagCATTCACATggatttttctgtcattttattTAGTACCCAACAATATCTTTGTTATGTGTATGTAATCTGTTGGTTTCTCTGGCACTGAGTTTCCtgcataaaaaaaaccaaaccttgTGCACGTGTTCTTGTATTGAAATCATCAGCACTGCCCGACTGAAAAGATTACTGACATTTTTGAAAACCATAAAAGAAATTGCCTTAAAGTACACCTCAAGCAGTTTATCTGAAAACTCAGACATGAGTACATGAAGAAACAGTTATGTTGTATTTTGAGATGCTGTGAACATTTTGTAAACCAGTGTGCTTTATAAATAATGAGTGTTGAGAGTatgctttttgcattttcctgtttttctgtgatggaggaaggggaaaaaaaagagtccTTAAAAAACTCTGTTGTGCTGCAGTCTTTATTGCAAATAAGTGGTTTTGCACTAACTGAATGAAGTAATTTAATAAAGTAATTTAATATCTTATCTTCAAATCTTTATGAAGATACTGGAAGTAATATATGCTCAGGGAGTGTAGTTGGAATGACCAACCCTCTGTTCTCCTAACAACTGAATTCAGTGCTGAGTTCTGCACGCTGCAATTTAACTCCCCTGTTTTGCAGAGAACAGTGAGATTCTGTGAGCAGCTGGCTACTGTTATACCCAACTCACATGTCTACTATCGAAGAGGACTGGCTTTAAAAAGAATCATTCCTCAGTGTATTGCAAGGGACTTCACAGATTTAATTGTCATTAATGAAGATCGCAAAATACCAAGTATCCTTTTGTGTAtttatcagggaaaaaaaccaattcTGTTGTGTGCATCAGAGATCTactttattctgttttctttctcttcacaGTGCAAATTACAGAGCTAAAAATCACTGTGCCAACCTGAGTGTCTGACGACTAATGGAACTTGGAATTATTGAAGAAAGTGTGCAGATATGTTGGCacttttttgttatttgtaaTGCATGGATAAGCGCTGTTGTTATTCCAGTAAATTTAAGAGTTTGATTAATTAACAAGTTTTTCTGACAAGGaagatctatttttttttttctggctagATAAAATATTACGAATTTGCTAGATGAGAAAGCAATAGAGGATAACCCTTGTTAGCATGTAGTGGACATCCTTCAGAGAGCTAGTTAACTACTTTGGGAATGTGTGTTTGAACATACAACAAAACCTTGGGCATAGATTATGATCTAAACCTCTAATGTAATACTGCATTTTGCATTGAATGTTCCTCTGTAAATTATATGCTCGATTTTACCAGCCTTTTCTTTAACCTGGTGCACAGATGGTCTTGTTTTAAGTCACCTGCCTGATGGTCCAACTGCCCATTTTAGAATGAGTAGTGTGCGTTTGCGTAAAGAAATAAAGGTGAGACtcaaaaacatttgaaaaatgtaTTATCTGTTGGTTAATGATAAATACATCCAGCCTGCTTCAACTGTCAAAACTTCATTTTGATATGATTCAGCTTGACCttgtaaatgtgttttttttggtAAGCTAACAGAAGGCTAAGGACTAGTATATTCTACTTCATAAGCAGcatatttccattttcaagtttatttcctgtatttctttAGCTGCCAAGTATTTTATAATCtgacaagtatttttaaaatcatgtcATTAAATGGGAGATGATCTACAACAGTAAGAAGTACCCAATGTCTGGCATACACACAGTAGGGTATATAAAATCAACAGTGTAAAAGGTTTCATTAGATGTAGTTTGTCTTGAATAAAACCTAGTTCTTGTTCCTATAGCCCTGTCACCTCTTCTTAGTATTGCTTACTTAGCCCTAAGTAATTTGCAGTAAAATGGGTTTTCTTCTTTGAAGTAAGTAATcttttattagtttttattaAAGAAGAAGCCCATATGCACTCATATATCCCTAGCTGGTATGAGTACAGAAGAAGGTATGATATGTCTATGATaggtatgtatgtatatatatatatatgataggTTATGTATGATATGATACGTCTATGATCGGTAAAGTGTATTACCTGCTACAGCAGGTTCTGCTAAGAGTAAAAAATGGTGCaggagaaaatgtaaaattatttgtGCTTTTTCATTGAATTTATATTGTTGAACCACAGATCCTAATGTTACTAGCTGCTCCTTTACTTGTTTATGAACTTAGGTTGTGTTTGAAAAGAATGATTAGGGCATGTTTTTGGCCCCATCTTCCTATTTCAAACACTTCTTTGGCAATACATTAACATCTTTTTGCATTCAATCTGTTCTTGGCATTCTTATTACTTCAATTTCAGCGAAAAGGGAAGGAGCCCACAGAACACGTCCCTGAAGTGATCCTGAATAATTTCACAACGCGGCTCGGCCATTCCATCGGCCGCATGTTTGCTGCTCTCTTCCCACACGATCCTCAGTTCATTGGAAGACAAGTAGCCACATTTCACAATCAGAGAGACTACATCTTCTTCAGATTCCACAGGTGACATTTTCCACAATATTCATTTACCAGTGAGAGAGAATACTCTTGTAACTGAATTCctacttttaattattttcttccccaaGATATATCTTCAAAAGTGAAAAGAAAGTGGGAATTCAAGAACTTGGGCCACGTTTTACATTGAAGCTGAGGTCACTTCAAAAAGGAACCTTTGATTCCAAATATGGAGAATATGAGTGGATTCATAAGGTATATCTTAGTAATGATAATAGTCCTGCCTGGGGAGGCTAAATCTGACATGAAATGTAACCAAATATCTTACCCTAGGAAAGTGGCATAAATGCAGTTCTCAGTGTGGAAATATTTAACTTAAGTATTTAGAAGTATATTTTGAGAATCATGCAATGCAGAAACATCTTGCTGTATttcaagtaaaaaataaaaatagcaaggACAATGAATGTCAATATACCATAACTACTTACTTGCAACTCTACAATAACTGCATTTCACTGTTTGCCCTGCTATAAAATGGAGTGGTCATCCTTGTTTGTGTTTCATCCTGTTGCAAGACCTTGCTGGTAAATaactttccttttaaatttcaGCGTCGAGAAATGGACACAAGCAGAAGAAGATTCCACTTGTAAGTGAAATCTGCCAATTGCTGGTGACCAAGAATACAGCAGCTGCTTTTAGCTATGGATGATCTTGGACTACTAATGATGATACTGAACAGTATCTGTCTGCAGAAAGACAAAcagcaaatattaaaaattccTACAGCAGCTGATCAAGTACAATGTGCCTCTCTTCCTATTTGTAGCCAACGTGACAAGGACAGTGACTTTTTCCAGTTTAGCAGGAAAAACTATGACCATGTTTTAGCAACTTATCATTTAGCAATCACTAAGGATTTGCCAGAAGTGCTGCTGTGGTCTAGAAACAGATTATGCTTCACAACATCAAAGACAGCAAATATGTTGGTTaaagaaattttcaaaataaagtaTTTCTAGTTTTACagttccattttattttttctgttaacCCACACATCTTCAGTTCATCAGGTAAGAGATAAATATTTGAAACTTATTCCTAACTTACGGTATGCTGTTCCCTGACAGTATGGGGATAGTTTTCCAAAAAGGTTCTCCTATCCAGAGAACATGGAGAAGGCAGGATGCAGTCCATGAAATCCAtggtattttatttcattagcaTTTTGCATAAAATAGGCATGTTGCTAAAGTTACAAGAACAATATGCAAACTCCTACAGGCATCTCTTCTGTAAGTATCACATTGACAAGAGGTCTGTGTACCCAAAGAAGTTGAAGGGATGGGGAAAGAATTCATAAAACCCCCTTACAGGATGTTCATAAAGCTATCATCTAAAAATGCTGCTCAGTGACTGGGTGAGGTCTCTGAGCAGGGTTTTCcccattaaaattttaaaaatgtttgttcAGCCTCAGAGCAACACTTGAGTTTGTATTACTTGCACATAAACTACTGTTTTGACTTAAGTTGGCACATTCACTGGCAGCTAAAAGGTCAAGTTTTCTTTGAACTACTTTCTCTTCATATACAGCTGTAAGTGCTTTATCATATTTACCTAATAAATAAGAAGGCAAATAGAGTAAGTTATCTCCTGGAGTAGAATTACTTATTAAATTACTCTGCCTTAATGTAATGTCTATGATATGGCACAGCTGTATAGCTGAATTATAAACAgtcccaattttttttctgttctatttCTGTTATGCTTCTAAGTATGGTACTGCTGGA contains the following coding sequences:
- the RPF1 gene encoding ribosome production factor 1, which gives rise to MAGQGSGAVPGDGAGPPAPERVLFPPTFSVSEIKNKQRRHFMFLRWKQQQRKEKLALKKKRRKEREALGDKAPPKAVPKTIENQRVYDETTVDPNDEEVAFDEATDEFAPYFNRQTVPKILITTSDRPRGRTVRFCEQLATVIPNSHVYYRRGLALKRIIPQCIARDFTDLIVINEDRKIPNGLVLSHLPDGPTAHFRMSSVRLRKEIKRKGKEPTEHVPEVILNNFTTRLGHSIGRMFAALFPHDPQFIGRQVATFHNQRDYIFFRFHRYIFKSEKKVGIQELGPRFTLKLRSLQKGTFDSKYGEYEWIHKRREMDTSRRRFHL